A window of the Bradyrhizobium ottawaense genome harbors these coding sequences:
- a CDS encoding (deoxy)nucleoside triphosphate pyrophosphohydrolase: MAEIKLTLVVACALVDADKRVLIAQRPQGKALAGLWEFPGGKLDPGERPEQALIRELREEIGIDVAEPCLAPLTFASHAYETFHLLMPLYICRRWEGIVTAREGQQLAWVRANKLRDYPMPPADIPLIPHLIDLLM; the protein is encoded by the coding sequence ATGGCTGAGATCAAACTTACCCTCGTGGTCGCCTGTGCCCTGGTCGACGCCGACAAGCGCGTGCTGATCGCGCAACGCCCGCAAGGCAAGGCGCTGGCCGGGCTGTGGGAATTCCCCGGCGGCAAGCTCGATCCCGGCGAACGGCCGGAGCAGGCCCTGATCCGCGAACTGCGCGAGGAGATCGGGATCGATGTCGCCGAGCCCTGTCTGGCGCCGCTGACCTTCGCCAGCCACGCCTATGAAACCTTCCATCTGCTGATGCCGCTCTATATTTGCCGGCGCTGGGAAGGCATCGTGACCGCCCGCGAGGGCCAGCAACTGGCGTGGGTCCGCGCCAACAAACTGCGCGATTACCCGATGCCGCCTGCGGACATTCCGCTGATCCCGCATTTGATCGATTTGTTGATGTGA